In Paenibacillus larvae subsp. larvae, the following proteins share a genomic window:
- the murB gene encoding UDP-N-acetylmuramate dehydrogenase produces the protein MQQVIADLQEADAGEICPDEVLAPYTTWKIGGPADVLVIPESKEELAAAIAVLHRHRTPWMILGRGSNLLVCDKGIRGAVIKLGNSFDTVRLENHLIYADAAYSIIKLSVMAGKAGLTGLEFAGGIPGSVGGAVYMNAGAHGSDVSRILKQADVILDTGELVTMQQEDLQYAYRHSILHTLPGIVTEAVFELEPGDRKEIAAALAAYKDRRLRTQPLGLACAGSVFRNPDKHYAAKLIEESGLKGTSVGGAEISPLHANFIVNTGNATAEDVLTLIQKIQQTVWDHHGIGLEPEVLVVGER, from the coding sequence ATGCAACAAGTCATCGCTGACTTGCAGGAGGCGGATGCCGGCGAAATTTGCCCGGATGAAGTCTTGGCGCCTTATACAACATGGAAAATTGGCGGCCCGGCAGACGTACTGGTCATTCCGGAAAGTAAAGAGGAACTGGCTGCGGCAATTGCAGTACTGCATCGGCACCGAACTCCATGGATGATTCTAGGGAGAGGGTCGAATCTGCTGGTCTGCGACAAAGGTATCCGGGGTGCCGTCATTAAACTGGGCAATTCGTTCGATACAGTGCGCCTTGAAAATCATCTGATATATGCAGATGCTGCTTATTCGATCATTAAGCTATCCGTGATGGCCGGCAAGGCAGGATTGACTGGACTGGAGTTCGCTGGAGGAATTCCCGGTTCTGTGGGAGGAGCCGTTTACATGAACGCAGGAGCCCATGGGTCTGATGTGTCACGCATTCTTAAGCAGGCTGATGTCATCTTGGACACAGGGGAATTAGTAACTATGCAACAGGAAGACTTGCAATATGCCTATCGCCATTCCATACTCCATACATTACCTGGAATCGTAACGGAGGCGGTATTTGAGCTGGAGCCTGGTGACCGCAAGGAAATTGCGGCTGCTCTTGCTGCCTACAAAGACCGCCGGCTGCGCACTCAGCCTCTTGGGCTGGCCTGTGCGGGTAGTGTATTCCGCAATCCTGATAAACATTATGCAGCCAAGCTGATTGAAGAGTCAGGGCTTAAAGGTACGAGTGTGGGCGGAGCGGAGATATCTCCACTGCATGCTAATTTCATTGTGAACACCGGGAATGCGACAGCCGAGGACGTTCTCACCCTTATCCAAAAAATCCAGCAAACCGTATGGGATCATCACGGAATTGGCTTGGAGCCTGAAGTATTGGTGGTGGGTGAACGGTAA
- the murG gene encoding undecaprenyldiphospho-muramoylpentapeptide beta-N-acetylglucosaminyltransferase has protein sequence MRVVLSGGGTGGHVYPALAVAEQCLQVDTDSQFLYIGTNSGLERDIVEKSKLEMPFEAIDIRGFRRKLVSLDNIKTVMKFLKGVNRSKELLRNFKPDIVIGTGGYVCGPVLYAAAKLGVPTLIHEQNAIAGLTNKFLSRYANSVLVSFKGTESIFSKAGHVLYSGNPRATSVVNADPEEGYQSLGIRPGTQIVLVVGGSRGAKAINRAMIEMASLVNKLSDIQFIFVTGAPYYEETRDAISAFSPDIPNLAVLPYVHNMPEVLAATSLVINRAGASTIAEITALGLPSILIPSPNVTGNHQEYNARQLSDQGAAELILEKDLSGASLFEKISDIMQNPIRAEHMSIQAKKLGEPESAMLIVKEMQRLLKNSF, from the coding sequence GTGCGTGTCGTTCTTAGCGGAGGAGGAACCGGAGGACATGTATATCCTGCTTTGGCAGTTGCCGAGCAGTGCCTTCAGGTGGATACCGACTCCCAGTTTCTTTATATTGGGACTAATTCAGGTCTTGAACGAGATATTGTGGAGAAGTCGAAGCTGGAAATGCCCTTTGAGGCCATTGATATCAGAGGGTTCAGAAGAAAGCTGGTTTCTCTTGATAACATAAAAACTGTGATGAAGTTCTTAAAAGGGGTCAACCGTTCTAAAGAACTGTTAAGGAATTTTAAACCGGATATTGTAATCGGGACAGGCGGCTATGTATGCGGACCGGTTTTATATGCGGCTGCCAAACTGGGCGTTCCTACCCTTATTCATGAACAAAACGCCATTGCAGGACTTACAAACAAGTTTTTAAGCAGGTATGCAAACTCAGTACTTGTCAGCTTTAAAGGAACTGAATCTATTTTTTCTAAAGCCGGGCACGTACTATATTCGGGTAATCCGCGCGCCACTTCAGTGGTCAATGCGGATCCGGAAGAAGGGTACCAGTCCCTCGGCATCCGCCCCGGAACTCAGATTGTTTTAGTGGTTGGGGGAAGCCGCGGGGCAAAAGCTATTAACCGGGCCATGATCGAAATGGCCTCCCTCGTAAACAAGCTTTCCGATATACAATTTATTTTTGTTACAGGTGCTCCATATTACGAAGAGACTCGGGACGCAATATCAGCGTTCTCTCCCGACATTCCGAATTTGGCCGTGCTTCCTTACGTGCACAATATGCCTGAGGTTTTGGCCGCGACTTCCCTGGTCATCAACCGTGCGGGAGCGTCCACTATAGCCGAAATTACGGCTCTTGGCCTGCCATCGATCCTTATTCCGTCCCCAAATGTAACAGGCAATCACCAGGAGTATAATGCCCGCCAACTTTCGGATCAAGGAGCAGCCGAACTGATACTTGAGAAAGATTTAAGCGGTGCAAGCCTTTTTGAGAAAATCTCCGATATTATGCAAAACCCGATCCGGGCCGAGCACATGTCTATTCAAGCCAAAAAATTAGGCGAACCTGAATCAGCCATGCTGATTGTCAAAGAAATGCAGCGTTTATTGAAAAATTCATTTTAG
- the murD gene encoding UDP-N-acetylmuramoyl-L-alanine--D-glutamate ligase: MKVPQEYSGEEVVILGLARSGVAAAKLFHEMGATVTVNDKKEREECPEAEELEALGISVVCGGHPSSLIHDQVSLVVKNPGIPYTALPVQWAIDRHIEIVTEVEVAYRMSKAPIIGITGSNGKTTTTTLVGKMLEEAELSPVVAGNIGRALSEAALDANETDRLVVELSSFQLKGTTDFRPHIACLLNVYETHLDYHGSMEDYVASKAKLFANQTQEDTAVINWDDPVCRSLVPTIKAGLMPFSMKEKLLPGVYLDEHQKIVFTDRSGATHTILPAKELGIRGSHNIENALAASAIALCAGVNISNIAGVLKLFRGVEHRLEYVGTYHNLEFYNDSKATNPAATIKSIEAFEQPLVLIAGGLDRGSDYRELIPVLQERVKALVTLGQTGEKIQRAAEQAGLTRRKSVDTAKGVQEAIAEAVELAALLAEPGDTVLLSPACASWDMFSSFEERGSMFKESVHNL; this comes from the coding sequence ATGAAAGTTCCTCAGGAATATTCCGGAGAAGAAGTTGTTATCCTGGGTTTAGCCAGAAGCGGGGTGGCTGCTGCCAAGCTGTTTCATGAAATGGGTGCTACGGTCACCGTTAATGATAAAAAGGAACGAGAGGAATGTCCCGAAGCTGAAGAATTGGAGGCTTTGGGTATTTCTGTAGTTTGCGGAGGACATCCATCCAGCCTGATTCATGATCAGGTATCTTTAGTGGTTAAAAACCCCGGAATTCCCTATACAGCTCTACCGGTTCAATGGGCGATTGATCGCCACATAGAGATCGTTACCGAGGTAGAAGTGGCTTATCGCATGAGCAAGGCGCCAATTATAGGCATAACGGGCTCCAATGGAAAAACGACGACAACCACTTTGGTGGGCAAAATGCTTGAGGAGGCTGAACTATCACCGGTGGTGGCGGGAAATATTGGCCGGGCACTTAGTGAAGCTGCCCTTGACGCTAACGAAACGGATAGGCTTGTAGTGGAGCTTAGCAGCTTCCAGCTTAAAGGGACCACGGATTTTCGGCCACATATTGCCTGTCTGCTCAACGTATATGAAACCCATCTGGATTACCACGGAAGTATGGAAGATTATGTCGCTTCTAAAGCCAAGCTGTTTGCAAACCAAACGCAGGAAGATACTGCAGTCATCAACTGGGACGACCCAGTCTGCCGATCCCTTGTTCCAACGATCAAAGCCGGGCTTATGCCGTTTTCCATGAAAGAAAAACTTTTGCCCGGGGTTTATCTGGACGAGCATCAAAAGATTGTATTTACGGATCGCAGTGGAGCTACTCATACGATACTGCCTGCCAAAGAGCTGGGGATTAGAGGCAGCCACAATATAGAAAATGCACTTGCTGCGTCGGCAATTGCTTTGTGTGCGGGGGTAAACATTTCTAACATTGCCGGTGTTTTAAAACTTTTTCGGGGAGTGGAACACCGTCTCGAATATGTAGGGACTTACCACAATCTGGAGTTTTACAATGATTCAAAAGCGACCAATCCTGCTGCCACCATCAAATCGATTGAAGCTTTTGAACAGCCGCTTGTGCTAATTGCAGGGGGGCTCGACAGGGGTTCAGATTATCGGGAGCTTATCCCTGTACTCCAGGAACGGGTGAAAGCTCTTGTTACACTGGGCCAGACCGGTGAAAAAATTCAGCGTGCTGCCGAACAGGCAGGATTGACAAGAAGAAAAAGCGTCGATACTGCTAAAGGTGTGCAAGAAGCCATAGCGGAGGCTGTCGAACTCGCTGCCCTGCTGGCTGAACCTGGGGACACCGTTTTGCTTTCACCGGCCTGTGCCAGTTGGGACATGTTTTCCTCCTTTGAAGAGAGGGGGAGCATGTTTAAAGAATCCGTGCATAACCTTTAA
- the mraY gene encoding phospho-N-acetylmuramoyl-pentapeptide-transferase, translated as MELKVVLLTMGVAFVLALIMGPLFIPILRRMKFGQQVRTEGPKAHLKKQGTPTMGGIIIMLALALASLRFAEFDIQLLILLIATLGYGLIGFLDDYIKIVFKRSLGLTAKQKLAGQLLVSLIVCVLLVKSGYSTEIHIPFADISFNLGWFYFPCMVILMLGASNAVNFTDGLDGLLAGTSAIAFGAYTIIAMNNTQPDVAIFSAAMVGAVLGFLVFNAHPAKVFMGDTGSLGIGGGLVAVAVLTKAELVLAIIGGIFLIEILSVVIQVVSFKTRGKRVFKMSPIHHHFELVGWSEWRVVITFWTVGLVFAALGLIINEVL; from the coding sequence GTGGAATTAAAAGTAGTTTTATTAACCATGGGAGTCGCCTTTGTTCTTGCACTGATTATGGGGCCTCTCTTTATTCCTATTTTACGGAGAATGAAATTCGGCCAGCAAGTCCGAACAGAGGGGCCGAAAGCCCATTTGAAGAAGCAAGGTACACCGACTATGGGCGGTATTATTATCATGCTTGCTTTGGCGCTGGCCTCCTTGCGTTTTGCCGAGTTTGACATACAGCTTCTCATTTTGCTGATTGCCACTCTTGGTTACGGACTTATCGGTTTCCTGGACGATTACATCAAAATTGTGTTTAAACGTTCACTTGGTTTAACAGCCAAACAAAAACTGGCAGGACAACTGCTGGTCTCCCTTATTGTTTGTGTGCTTCTGGTGAAGTCAGGGTATAGTACGGAAATACACATTCCTTTTGCAGATATTTCATTTAACCTCGGCTGGTTTTACTTCCCGTGCATGGTTATTCTTATGCTTGGGGCCTCCAACGCTGTCAATTTCACGGACGGTCTGGATGGGCTTCTTGCCGGAACAAGCGCCATCGCCTTTGGGGCATATACCATCATCGCGATGAATAATACCCAACCGGACGTAGCCATCTTCTCTGCTGCTATGGTGGGGGCCGTTTTAGGATTTTTGGTTTTTAACGCGCATCCAGCCAAGGTATTTATGGGAGATACAGGCTCTCTTGGAATAGGCGGAGGTCTGGTGGCCGTGGCTGTGCTAACCAAAGCGGAACTGGTGCTGGCTATTATTGGCGGTATATTTTTGATTGAAATACTATCGGTAGTTATCCAGGTGGTTTCGTTTAAGACAAGAGGCAAAAGGGTGTTTAAAATGAGTCCGATTCATCATCACTTTGAACTGGTTGGCTGGTCAGAGTGGCGGGTGGTCATTACCTTTTGGACCGTAGGTCTGGTGTTTGCCGCATTAGGACTAATAATCAACGAGGTGTTATAG
- a CDS encoding UDP-N-acetylmuramoyl-tripeptide--D-alanyl-D-alanine ligase encodes MMNRSLTQIARMAGGTLRVNQEHADAISIQGVSIDTRSLRPGNLFVPLPGNHIDGHEHVAAALSKEAAAAFWKRGYPNPPEDAVLIFVDDPLKALQRLSRQYREQCGAKIIGITGSNGKTTTKDLVASVLGTTYRVHKTQGNLNNHIGLPLTLLQIGEDTEVAVIEMGMSGRGEIELLSELAQPDMAIITMIGDAHLLQLGSREEIARAKTEILGGLQDGGLFISNGDEPLIDFVLPEIKKPEEMRRVSFGQKSTNNIYPVDIQIGNDGSSFRLQDSDTEFYIPLLGLHNVMNALAAVTAGRELEVSDEKIAQGLRDVQLSGMRIEKRKAESGFTVLNDAYNASPAATKAVLSLMKQLKGYRHKYVVLADMLELGELEEQFHREIGGIAANLAEQGELSGIYTYGPLGRYIAEEAKARFPLVNTYWFEDKQAMANALKEVIHPEDVVLVKASRGMKLEDVVNFLLA; translated from the coding sequence ATGATGAATCGATCGCTAACCCAAATAGCCAGAATGGCAGGGGGCACTCTTCGTGTAAACCAGGAGCATGCCGATGCCATTTCGATACAAGGCGTTTCCATAGATACCAGGAGTCTTCGTCCCGGTAATCTTTTCGTCCCTCTGCCGGGAAATCATATAGACGGTCATGAACATGTAGCGGCCGCACTGTCCAAAGAGGCGGCTGCCGCTTTTTGGAAAAGGGGCTATCCCAATCCACCCGAAGATGCGGTTCTTATTTTTGTTGATGATCCGCTTAAAGCTCTTCAGAGGCTTTCACGGCAGTATAGGGAGCAGTGCGGGGCAAAAATTATTGGAATCACAGGAAGCAACGGGAAAACGACCACCAAGGACCTTGTGGCCTCGGTGCTGGGAACTACGTACCGGGTGCATAAAACACAAGGAAACCTGAACAATCATATCGGGTTGCCTTTAACGCTCCTGCAAATCGGTGAAGACACGGAAGTAGCCGTTATTGAGATGGGCATGAGTGGGCGAGGTGAGATTGAGTTGCTTTCTGAATTAGCGCAGCCGGATATGGCCATTATCACCATGATTGGCGACGCCCACTTGCTCCAGCTAGGGTCCAGAGAAGAAATTGCCCGTGCAAAAACGGAAATACTCGGAGGTCTCCAAGATGGAGGTTTATTTATTTCCAACGGGGATGAACCCCTGATAGATTTTGTACTGCCTGAAATAAAAAAGCCTGAAGAAATGCGCCGGGTCTCATTTGGACAAAAGTCTACGAACAATATATATCCGGTGGACATTCAGATTGGGAATGACGGATCTTCTTTTAGATTACAGGACTCTGATACCGAGTTTTATATCCCCCTGCTCGGTCTGCATAATGTGATGAACGCTTTGGCTGCTGTCACAGCTGGCCGGGAACTTGAAGTATCTGACGAAAAGATTGCACAGGGGCTGAGAGATGTTCAGCTTTCCGGTATGCGAATTGAAAAGCGGAAGGCAGAATCAGGTTTTACGGTCCTTAATGATGCCTATAACGCAAGTCCCGCAGCCACAAAAGCGGTCTTGTCACTAATGAAGCAGCTTAAAGGATATCGCCACAAATATGTGGTCCTGGCGGATATGCTAGAGCTTGGAGAATTGGAGGAGCAGTTCCACCGGGAAATTGGAGGAATAGCAGCAAATCTGGCTGAGCAGGGCGAATTAAGCGGCATCTATACTTATGGTCCGCTGGGGCGGTATATAGCAGAGGAAGCCAAGGCCAGATTTCCGCTGGTGAATACTTACTGGTTCGAGGACAAACAGGCCATGGCCAATGCTCTGAAGGAAGTTATCCATCCGGAAGATGTCGTTCTGGTTAAAGCTTCGCGGGGCATGAAACTGGAAGATGTAGTAAATTTTTTATTGGCTTAA